A stretch of Bradyrhizobium sp. CCBAU 53338 DNA encodes these proteins:
- a CDS encoding DMT family transporter yields the protein MDARQDTNIAVELALLVALATLWGGSYTFIKLGVATIPPVTLIAARTTVAGLLLLIVMRARGIGMPRDAATWQRFAFQAVLNSVIPWTLIAWGERHVDAALATILNSAGPVFTFLLTAIVTRHEATTPRKLFGVVAGMAGILLIVGVDAFHDVGSGLIAEAAIVAATICYACAAIFGRSFKGLDPMAPAAGSLLAGAAMLIPASLMLEQPWTLSPSLSSALALLALAVFSTAAAFAIYFRLIQTLGSVGTTAQAYLRVPIGVAISVAFLGETLSRTAWIGLACVVLGVAAMTIPAGRAAVVKPS from the coding sequence ATGGACGCCAGGCAGGACACCAATATCGCCGTCGAGCTGGCGCTGCTGGTCGCGCTCGCCACGCTCTGGGGCGGCTCCTACACCTTCATCAAGCTGGGCGTCGCCACCATCCCGCCGGTCACGCTGATCGCCGCGCGCACGACGGTTGCGGGTCTGCTGCTGCTCATCGTCATGCGGGCGAGGGGCATCGGCATGCCCAGGGACGCCGCGACCTGGCAGCGCTTCGCCTTCCAGGCCGTGCTCAACAGCGTCATTCCCTGGACCCTGATCGCCTGGGGCGAGCGCCATGTCGATGCAGCCCTTGCCACCATCCTCAATTCGGCAGGCCCGGTATTCACGTTCCTGCTCACCGCAATCGTCACCCGCCATGAGGCCACGACTCCGCGAAAGCTGTTCGGCGTGGTTGCCGGCATGGCCGGCATCCTCCTGATCGTCGGCGTCGATGCGTTTCATGACGTCGGCAGCGGCCTCATAGCGGAGGCGGCCATCGTTGCCGCCACGATCTGCTACGCCTGCGCCGCGATCTTCGGCCGCAGCTTCAAGGGCCTCGATCCCATGGCGCCCGCCGCCGGCTCGCTGCTCGCGGGCGCGGCCATGCTGATTCCGGCCTCGCTGATGCTCGAGCAGCCCTGGACGCTGTCGCCCTCGCTGAGCTCCGCCCTGGCGCTGCTGGCGCTTGCGGTGTTCTCGACCGCAGCTGCATTCGCGATCTACTTCCGCCTGATCCAGACCCTCGGCTCGGTTGGCACCACAGCGCAGGCGTACTTGCGAGTCCCCATCGGGGTCGCCATCAGCGTCGCCTTCCTGGGGGAGACCCTGAGCCGGACCGCCTGGATTGGGCTTGCCTGCGTCGTCCTCGGCGTCGCCGCCATGACGATCCCGGCCGGGCGGGCGGCCGTCGTTAAACCATCATGA
- a CDS encoding PAS domain S-box protein, with protein MPVETPPNPPPKRSFSLSIGQMTFGSFILVLAVIIVTSTASVIAIRHIDATFAELQRLQSVGDLAEDIDRRMNDLRLAARDFVTDPGAGIQFKQVGEAASTLSDLLKKTRIELAPEQQDMIDGVSERLATYRSGLERISTLIDRRAQLLAGLPPLRDQFDAAVSESGDRELAARLSEAQSRIALGLLARNPSAAEQAAQSMRTMEIADAKLKSAVNNYADAIIAVAVRERQIADIDREVLGTEGRLIGRVTELLRDVSDRRGHVLSRDFARTLAEARWQSIVLGSMGVLIGILAAVFVVGRTVRPLAQIARSIRALAAGEKRTSIPSADLNNEIGDIARAAEVFRRALEEADTAREAAVRALTEQRLAEESYRKLFEGSVDGIYVTTPAGDLLNANPALARMMGYDSPQHLIYSINDIAHTIYVHPEAREEYQRLMHRDGMVREFEYQVRQRSGDILWLSDSATGVRDEQGRIVRYEGTLRDITDQKRAEDAIAEGRRLLQQVIDTVPAVINVKDRDLRYVLMNRYMAGIFGIEPGDALGRTTADLMSRYGAAKTDENDKRVLSLRKGLGFYEEEYKDASGNMRQWLVNKLPLLDAEGEIERIVTVALDIGERKRGEQEMRKAKDAAETALRNLRETQASLIEAEKLAALGRLVAGVAHEVNNPVGISLTVASALERKTAMFSAEVERGELRRSTLNEYLNTSRDASSQLVSNLNRAAELIQSFKQVAADRNYSDQRSFDLADLTEQVVMSLRPGLRKQNLTLNVECQPNLTMNSYPGPYGQVLTNLFLNSVAHAFPDGRPGIIDIQVRESGKDNVEVIVSDNGCGMSLDVRRRAFDPFFTTRRDQGGTGLGLHIVYSIVTNRLGGRLDLDSEPGGGTRIQMILPRTAPLEQAAE; from the coding sequence ATGCCCGTCGAAACGCCACCGAATCCGCCGCCGAAGCGATCATTTTCGCTATCGATCGGCCAGATGACGTTCGGCAGCTTCATCCTGGTGCTGGCGGTGATCATCGTCACCTCGACCGCCAGCGTGATCGCGATCCGGCATATCGACGCCACCTTCGCCGAACTCCAGCGGCTGCAAAGCGTCGGTGACCTCGCCGAAGACATCGACCGCCGCATGAACGATTTGCGGCTCGCCGCACGCGACTTCGTCACCGATCCCGGCGCCGGCATCCAGTTCAAGCAGGTCGGCGAGGCCGCCTCGACCCTGAGCGACCTCCTCAAGAAGACCCGCATCGAGCTTGCCCCCGAGCAGCAGGACATGATCGATGGTGTTTCCGAGCGGCTTGCGACGTACCGCAGCGGTCTGGAGCGCATCTCGACCCTGATCGATCGCCGCGCGCAACTGCTTGCCGGGCTGCCGCCGCTGCGCGACCAGTTCGACGCCGCGGTCTCCGAAAGCGGGGATCGTGAGCTCGCCGCACGTCTGTCGGAAGCTCAGAGCCGTATCGCGCTCGGGCTGCTTGCACGCAACCCGTCCGCGGCGGAACAGGCCGCGCAGAGCATGCGGACGATGGAGATCGCCGACGCGAAGTTGAAGTCTGCCGTGAACAATTACGCCGACGCCATCATCGCGGTGGCGGTCCGCGAACGGCAGATCGCCGATATCGACCGCGAGGTGCTGGGTACCGAGGGCCGGCTGATCGGCCGTGTCACCGAATTGCTGCGCGATGTCAGTGACCGCCGTGGCCATGTGCTGTCGCGCGACTTTGCCCGGACGCTTGCCGAGGCGCGCTGGCAGAGCATCGTGCTCGGCAGCATGGGTGTGCTGATCGGCATCCTCGCCGCCGTATTCGTGGTCGGGCGGACGGTGCGGCCGCTTGCCCAGATTGCGCGCTCCATCCGTGCCCTTGCAGCGGGCGAGAAAAGAACGTCGATCCCCTCGGCCGATCTCAACAACGAGATCGGCGACATTGCGCGGGCCGCAGAGGTGTTCCGCCGCGCGCTGGAGGAGGCCGACACCGCGCGAGAAGCCGCAGTGCGCGCGCTCACCGAGCAGCGGCTGGCCGAAGAAAGCTATCGCAAGCTGTTCGAGGGATCTGTCGACGGCATCTACGTGACGACGCCGGCAGGCGATCTCCTCAACGCCAACCCCGCGCTGGCGCGGATGATGGGCTATGACAGTCCGCAGCACCTGATCTACAGCATCAACGACATCGCCCACACCATCTACGTCCATCCCGAGGCGCGCGAGGAATACCAGCGGCTGATGCATCGCGACGGCATGGTGCGCGAATTCGAATACCAGGTGCGCCAGCGCAGCGGCGACATCCTCTGGCTTTCCGACAGCGCGACCGGGGTGCGGGACGAGCAGGGCAGGATCGTCCGCTACGAAGGCACGCTGCGCGACATCACCGACCAGAAGCGGGCTGAGGACGCCATTGCCGAAGGCCGGCGCCTGCTGCAGCAGGTCATCGATACCGTGCCCGCCGTCATCAACGTCAAGGACCGCGACCTCCGTTACGTCTTGATGAACCGCTACATGGCCGGCATCTTCGGCATCGAACCCGGCGATGCACTCGGTCGCACCACCGCCGATTTGATGTCGCGCTACGGCGCTGCCAAGACCGACGAGAATGACAAGCGCGTCCTCAGCCTGCGAAAGGGTCTCGGCTTCTACGAGGAGGAGTACAAGGACGCTTCCGGCAACATGCGGCAATGGCTGGTCAACAAGCTGCCGCTGCTCGACGCCGAGGGGGAGATCGAGCGGATCGTCACCGTGGCGCTCGACATCGGTGAGCGCAAACGCGGCGAGCAGGAGATGCGCAAGGCCAAGGATGCCGCCGAAACCGCGCTTCGCAATCTGCGCGAGACCCAGGCCTCGCTGATCGAGGCGGAGAAGCTCGCCGCACTCGGACGCCTAGTCGCCGGTGTCGCGCACGAGGTCAACAATCCCGTCGGTATCAGTCTCACGGTCGCCTCTGCGCTGGAGCGCAAGACGGCGATGTTCAGCGCCGAGGTCGAGCGCGGCGAGCTACGCCGCTCGACGCTCAATGAGTACCTCAACACCAGCCGCGATGCGTCCTCGCAGCTCGTCTCCAACCTCAACCGTGCAGCCGAGCTGATCCAGTCGTTCAAGCAGGTTGCGGCCGATCGCAACTATTCGGACCAGCGCAGCTTCGACCTCGCCGACCTCACCGAGCAAGTGGTGATGAGCCTGCGACCGGGCCTGCGCAAACAGAACCTGACGCTCAACGTGGAGTGCCAGCCCAATCTGACCATGAACAGCTATCCCGGCCCGTACGGCCAGGTGCTGACCAATCTGTTCCTGAATTCGGTGGCGCACGCTTTCCCGGACGGACGTCCTGGCATCATCGACATCCAGGTACGCGAGTCCGGTAAGGACAATGTCGAGGTCATCGTCTCCGACAACGGTTGCGGCATGTCGCTCGACGTGCGCCGCCGTGCCTTCGATCCGTTTTTCACGACGCGACGCGACCAGGGTGGCACCGGCCTCGGGCTGCACATCGTCTACAGCATCGTCACCAACAGGCTTGGCGGACGGCTCGATCTCGATTCCGAGCCGGGTGGCGGCACGCGCATCCAGATGATCCTGCCGCGCACGGCGCCGCTGGAGCAGGCTGCCGAATAG
- a CDS encoding GrlR family regulatory protein — protein sequence MKNGLYSIHVRLLDGRVGKGSGVILFRDGKILGGDAYLYYTGSYVVKDDHTFKGEVLVQRHTSPRGDDNPLFGGPAPVGIGVSGTYTDTRAEMTGTALVGKASLIFGATLLKLADVD from the coding sequence ATGAAGAACGGCCTTTATTCGATTCACGTGCGCCTGCTCGATGGTCGAGTCGGCAAGGGCAGCGGCGTGATTCTTTTTCGCGACGGCAAGATCCTTGGCGGCGATGCCTACCTCTATTACACCGGCAGCTACGTGGTGAAGGACGACCATACCTTCAAGGGCGAGGTGCTGGTGCAACGGCACACCTCGCCGCGCGGTGACGACAATCCTCTGTTCGGCGGCCCGGCCCCGGTCGGCATCGGCGTCAGCGGCACCTATACCGACACCCGTGCGGAGATGACCGGCACGGCGCTGGTCGGCAAGGCCAGCCTGATTTTCGGCGCCACTCTGCTCAAGCTCGCAGACGTCGACTAG
- a CDS encoding VOC family protein → MPVVVTWDHVHLRSPDPETTAAWLRDILGGEIARAPGRIDVNLGGAKIFIAPLEGDSAVNPPPPHPHQGLDHFGLTVKDIDAVAAEIKSKGVTFTREPTTIRPGVRICFIRGPEGISIELLERDKKYT, encoded by the coding sequence ATGCCGGTCGTCGTTACCTGGGATCACGTCCATCTGCGCAGCCCCGATCCGGAAACGACTGCGGCTTGGCTGCGCGATATCCTCGGTGGCGAGATTGCGCGCGCACCGGGCCGAATCGACGTGAATCTCGGTGGCGCAAAGATATTCATCGCGCCGCTGGAGGGCGACAGCGCCGTCAACCCACCGCCCCCGCACCCGCACCAGGGCCTCGATCATTTCGGACTCACGGTGAAGGACATCGACGCCGTTGCCGCAGAAATCAAGTCGAAGGGCGTGACGTTCACGCGCGAGCCGACCACGATCCGGCCCGGGGTCCGCATCTGCTTCATCCGCGGTCCCGAAGGCATTTCCATCGAGCTGCTCGAGCGCGACAAGAAATACACCTGA
- a CDS encoding IS481 family transposase yields the protein MPWKASSVMEERLRFVARLLDGEAMTEVCREFGISRKTGYKIFDRYKEHGLEALSDRSRRPVRYANQLPTQIETLIVQLKAEKPHWGARKIRELLVRRLDGDVRVPAKSTIHAVLDRHGLVRRGGGPRHRARGTPLSQGTAPNDLWCADFKGEFKLGNGRYCYPLTVTDHASRFLLLCEALDSTRENPAITAFERLFRERGLPHAIRSDNGVPFASPNALFNLSKLSVWWLRLGIAIERIKPGHPQQNGRHERMHLTLKKEATRPPGFNSLQQQDRFDSFLHEFNQERPHEALDMRRPADLFTASTRRYDGLPELTYPFHDRDVVITSCGRLCLHRKKINISLVLAGQKLGIREVDEGIWLVSFMHYDLGYFDLEQKTLQPLDNPFGTRLSPMS from the coding sequence ATGCCGTGGAAAGCGAGTTCGGTGATGGAAGAGCGCCTGCGTTTTGTTGCCCGGCTTCTGGATGGGGAAGCCATGACCGAGGTCTGCCGGGAGTTCGGCATATCCCGCAAGACCGGCTACAAGATTTTCGACCGCTACAAGGAGCACGGCCTCGAGGCGCTGAGCGATCGCTCCCGGCGGCCGGTCCGCTATGCCAACCAGTTGCCGACCCAGATCGAGACCCTGATCGTCCAGCTCAAGGCCGAGAAGCCGCATTGGGGTGCGCGCAAGATCCGCGAGCTCCTGGTCAGGCGGCTCGACGGTGATGTCAGGGTTCCGGCCAAGAGCACTATCCATGCGGTGCTCGACCGCCACGGCTTGGTCAGGCGCGGCGGCGGGCCGCGCCACCGCGCGCGCGGCACGCCGCTGTCGCAGGGCACAGCCCCCAATGATCTGTGGTGCGCCGACTTCAAGGGCGAGTTCAAGCTCGGCAATGGCCGATACTGTTATCCGCTGACCGTCACCGACCATGCCTCGCGCTTCCTGCTACTCTGTGAAGCGCTGGACTCAACGCGCGAAAACCCTGCCATTACAGCCTTTGAGCGGCTGTTCCGCGAGCGCGGCCTGCCGCACGCCATCCGCTCCGACAACGGCGTGCCCTTTGCCAGTCCCAATGCCTTGTTCAACCTTTCAAAGCTGTCGGTGTGGTGGCTTAGGCTCGGCATTGCGATCGAGCGCATCAAGCCAGGCCATCCCCAGCAGAACGGCCGCCATGAGCGCATGCACCTCACGCTCAAGAAGGAAGCGACCCGGCCGCCGGGATTCAACAGCTTACAGCAGCAGGATCGCTTCGACAGCTTCCTGCACGAGTTCAATCAGGAGCGCCCCCACGAGGCTCTCGACATGAGGCGCCCGGCAGACCTCTTCACAGCCTCAACCCGTCGCTACGATGGCCTGCCTGAATTGACCTATCCCTTCCACGATCGAGACGTCGTCATCACATCCTGCGGTCGCCTCTGCCTGCATCGCAAGAAAATCAACATCTCGCTCGTGCTCGCAGGCCAAAAACTCGGAATCCGGGAAGTCGACGAGGGCATTTGGCTCGTCAGCTTCATGCACTATGATTTGGGATACTTCGACCTGGAGCAGAAAACCCTGCAACCCCTCGACAACCCGTTCGGCACGAGGTTGTCACCCATGTCTTAG
- a CDS encoding helix-turn-helix domain-containing protein → MFFDALAPSSALQLTRFTDVDAFRPAETLEDSRSIPLDVANFAAARAIVNLPACRIIVARSFARILETTYRAPGGMVILPMSDDLRASSSGMDIDSRFFIGLRGNHHCHFVEPQINHHALLMFPPTLKDRGWFDRPDALRVRVADTAAHLYARELVKDILRIASIEPHLFETSEVAAHLQEGLLLALDDLFQIDPLSERSAPRAGARSARLVQLIDDYVTAYPTAPIYTADLAGKFGVSVRTLSGAVSKVRGMSLHQYIRLKRLWATRAQLLRSGGVSVASCARAQGFHHLGEFAAAYRATFHEAPSDTLARARQTRQYAN, encoded by the coding sequence ATGTTCTTCGACGCTCTCGCCCCCTCCTCCGCACTCCAGCTCACACGGTTTACCGATGTCGACGCGTTTCGACCGGCCGAAACGTTGGAAGATTCCCGGAGCATTCCCCTCGACGTCGCCAATTTCGCCGCGGCACGAGCGATCGTGAACCTGCCGGCGTGCCGGATCATCGTCGCAAGGTCGTTCGCGCGCATCCTCGAGACCACCTACCGCGCGCCGGGCGGCATGGTGATCCTGCCGATGAGCGATGATCTGCGCGCCAGCTCGAGCGGAATGGATATCGATTCCCGCTTCTTCATCGGCTTGCGCGGCAACCACCATTGCCATTTCGTCGAGCCTCAGATCAATCATCATGCGTTGCTCATGTTCCCACCAACACTGAAGGATCGCGGCTGGTTCGATCGGCCCGACGCGTTGCGGGTTCGCGTCGCAGACACTGCCGCTCACCTCTACGCGCGGGAGCTTGTGAAAGACATTCTCAGGATTGCGTCGATCGAGCCGCACCTGTTCGAAACCTCCGAAGTCGCAGCCCATCTCCAGGAGGGCCTGCTGCTCGCCCTCGACGATCTGTTTCAGATTGACCCACTGTCCGAGCGCAGCGCGCCGCGCGCGGGCGCGAGATCGGCAAGGCTCGTGCAGCTGATCGACGACTATGTCACGGCCTATCCGACCGCGCCGATCTACACCGCCGATCTCGCCGGCAAATTCGGCGTCTCGGTCCGGACTCTGAGCGGCGCGGTGAGCAAAGTACGCGGCATGAGCCTGCATCAATACATCCGCCTGAAGCGGCTGTGGGCTACCCGCGCACAGCTTCTCCGGAGCGGTGGTGTGTCGGTTGCCTCATGCGCGCGCGCCCAGGGCTTTCACCACCTCGGCGAGTTTGCTGCGGCTTACCGCGCCACCTTCCACGAAGCGCCCTCGGACACGCTGGCGCGGGCGCGGCAAACTCGTCAATACGCGAACTGA
- a CDS encoding host attachment protein, protein MNKMRIHKGDWLVVCDGRKALILENLGDEMFPNLHTREVREQANPSTAAQGTDAPGRLHASVGGARSSTEQTDWHDEAERTFLRSLAERLDAALSAGETSGLTMVASPRALGMIRTDYSDAVRRALRGEIGKDLVKLPVYEIEKQLLLSGAIG, encoded by the coding sequence ATGAACAAGATGAGGATCCATAAGGGCGACTGGCTCGTCGTGTGCGACGGACGCAAGGCGCTCATCCTGGAAAATCTCGGCGATGAGATGTTTCCGAACCTTCACACCAGAGAGGTCCGTGAGCAGGCCAATCCGTCAACGGCCGCGCAAGGGACCGATGCTCCCGGCAGGCTGCATGCATCGGTGGGCGGTGCCCGCAGTTCGACGGAGCAGACCGATTGGCACGACGAGGCCGAACGCACCTTCCTGCGTAGTCTCGCCGAGCGGCTCGACGCCGCGCTCAGCGCGGGGGAGACCTCGGGCCTGACCATGGTGGCCTCACCGCGCGCGCTCGGCATGATCCGCACCGACTATTCGGACGCGGTGCGCAGGGCACTCAGGGGCGAGATTGGCAAGGATCTCGTCAAGCTGCCGGTCTACGAGATCGAGAAGCAGTTGCTGCTGTCGGGAGCCATCGGATAG